The following coding sequences are from one Elusimicrobium minutum Pei191 window:
- a CDS encoding DUF1646 family protein gives MVLLSILLLIVLALPLTIRKVEENLEVFLLLCGITAATISGIWHKELVLDAVKEPLHISSAVFLVGLLFKRYHQYTRVVLYKTIKTFGLSMTLFLVVAVLGLVSSIITAIVAALILSEIASTLDLERSDQVKLVVYCCFAISFGAVLTPIGEPLGTIVINKLKGPPHYADSFFILKLLWPYILSGILFLSILAFRIGRKDIKIEESAQEAFHSFKEIVVRTLKVYIFVAALTFLGEGLKPLAYKTIFHLSPPVLYWVNMVSVALDNATLAAIEIVPEMSVVKLEYLLVSLIACGAMLIPANIPNIICASKLNIGSKEWAKIGVPLAFSLMVVYFIFLMIFVPYPGT, from the coding sequence ATGGTCTTACTCTCAATATTATTATTGATAGTCTTGGCTTTACCTCTCACAATAAGAAAAGTGGAGGAAAACCTGGAAGTCTTCCTTCTATTATGCGGTATTACGGCGGCCACAATTTCGGGTATTTGGCATAAAGAACTTGTTTTAGACGCTGTTAAAGAGCCTCTTCACATATCTTCGGCGGTTTTTTTGGTAGGGTTGCTTTTCAAAAGGTATCATCAATACACACGCGTAGTTTTATACAAAACTATTAAAACCTTCGGCTTAAGCATGACGCTGTTTTTGGTAGTGGCCGTGCTGGGGCTTGTATCAAGCATAATTACCGCTATAGTAGCGGCGCTTATTTTATCTGAAATAGCCTCAACGCTTGACCTTGAAAGGAGCGACCAGGTTAAACTTGTCGTTTACTGCTGCTTCGCCATAAGCTTCGGTGCGGTATTAACCCCAATCGGCGAACCTCTTGGCACTATTGTTATTAACAAATTAAAAGGTCCGCCTCATTACGCGGATTCTTTTTTTATCCTTAAACTGCTTTGGCCTTACATTCTTTCAGGCATTTTATTTTTATCAATACTCGCTTTCAGAATAGGCCGCAAAGATATTAAAATTGAAGAAAGTGCGCAGGAAGCCTTCCACTCGTTTAAAGAAATTGTAGTCCGCACATTAAAAGTTTATATATTTGTTGCAGCCCTAACCTTTTTGGGGGAAGGGCTCAAACCGCTTGCTTATAAAACGATATTCCATCTTTCCCCTCCCGTTTTATATTGGGTTAATATGGTTTCCGTGGCTCTTGACAACGCCACTCTCGCGGCCATAGAGATAGTACCCGAAATGTCGGTAGTTAAACTTGAGTACCTGCTTGTAAGCTTAATAGCATGCGGTGCTATGCTTATTCCCGCAAACATTCCCAACATTATCTGCGCTTCCAAGCTTAATATAGGCAGCAAAGAATGGGCTAAAATAGGCGTGCCTTTGGCATTTTCCTTAATGGTTGTTTACTTTATATTCCTTATGATTTTCGTTCCGTATCCGGGAACTTAA
- a CDS encoding lipopolysaccharide biosynthesis protein, with amino-acid sequence MKLIKKLGQETLIYGTSTIIARLLNFCLVPLYTYFLVTSEYGIVAAVFSFLALFNVIYQYGMDQAYLRFTSDHQQDKEESFSTAYFSVLCTSVLLSLLIVCTAPLWAKLIGIGPYFSYLIKLSAAVLFLDALTVIPFAKLRLQHRAWRFVTVRTTAIVTNVAFNIYFLATTSYGVKGIFYASIIASSAALLLLLPVIKEDLRLKFSKELLRKMLKFAWPFVPSGMASILVNVIDKPLLVFLTGLSAVGVYQANFKIGVFMMLIVSMFDQAWRPFFLQHAKEPYAKPLFAQVLNYFTAFSMWVALGLGFLMPVIIRTPIFGHYFIHPNYWYGLNIIPFVMAGYFFYGIYINFIVAPVITKKTGILMYATILGAIVSVATNIFLVPKVGLLGAGSAIMLSYISMAVTMFIFTQKNYPIPYQYNKLLALALTGTLAIAANCYFNTLTAKIVILILFPLIAFKIVYVKKDFFDHVTIK; translated from the coding sequence ATGAAGCTTATAAAGAAATTAGGACAAGAAACTCTAATATACGGTACCTCCACTATAATAGCAAGGTTACTTAACTTTTGCCTTGTGCCTCTTTATACCTATTTTTTAGTAACTTCCGAATACGGTATAGTTGCGGCTGTATTTTCTTTTTTAGCTTTATTTAACGTTATTTACCAATACGGTATGGACCAGGCTTACCTGCGCTTTACTTCTGATCATCAGCAGGACAAAGAAGAAAGTTTTTCAACCGCTTATTTTTCGGTATTATGCACTTCCGTTTTACTCTCTTTACTTATAGTTTGCACCGCGCCTTTATGGGCAAAACTTATAGGAATAGGCCCGTATTTTTCCTACCTTATAAAATTAAGCGCGGCAGTGCTTTTTCTTGACGCATTAACCGTTATTCCTTTTGCCAAACTACGCTTACAGCACAGGGCATGGCGCTTTGTAACCGTAAGAACAACCGCCATAGTAACAAACGTGGCATTTAATATTTATTTCCTTGCAACAACAAGTTATGGCGTGAAGGGCATTTTTTACGCATCTATTATAGCCTCAAGCGCGGCGTTATTACTTCTTTTACCTGTAATTAAAGAAGATCTGCGGTTAAAATTCTCTAAAGAACTTTTGCGTAAAATGCTTAAATTCGCCTGGCCTTTTGTTCCTTCAGGCATGGCAAGCATATTAGTAAATGTTATTGATAAACCGCTGCTCGTTTTTTTAACTGGATTAAGCGCCGTGGGCGTTTATCAGGCCAACTTTAAAATAGGCGTGTTTATGATGCTTATAGTTTCCATGTTTGACCAGGCGTGGAGGCCGTTTTTTTTACAACATGCAAAAGAGCCTTATGCAAAACCTTTGTTCGCGCAGGTATTAAATTATTTTACGGCATTTTCCATGTGGGTAGCTTTGGGACTCGGGTTCTTAATGCCCGTTATTATAAGAACGCCGATATTCGGACATTATTTTATACACCCGAATTACTGGTACGGTCTTAACATAATACCGTTTGTAATGGCGGGTTATTTTTTTTACGGCATTTATATAAACTTTATAGTGGCGCCTGTAATAACAAAGAAAACCGGTATTTTGATGTACGCGACAATATTGGGAGCTATTGTAAGCGTTGCTACAAACATTTTTTTAGTGCCGAAAGTGGGGCTTTTGGGCGCGGGGTCGGCAATAATGCTAAGTTATATAAGCATGGCCGTAACAATGTTTATTTTCACGCAAAAAAACTACCCTATTCCTTACCAATACAATAAACTTTTAGCTCTTGCCCTGACGGGCACTTTGGCTATCGCGGCAAACTGTTATTTTAATACATTAACGGCAAAAATTGTAATTCTAATCCTTTTCCCGCTTATCGCTTTTAAGATAGTTTATGTTAAAAAAGATTTTTTTGACCATGTAACTATTAAATGA
- a CDS encoding type IV pilin protein: protein MKKGFTLIELLVVVLIIGILAAIALPQYNMAVEKSRATEALIWMRAAADAEERFFLSTGSYTTDWESLDISAPISKKYEISLDNSTYNIRVKNKDGKAYHLRYFMENISQNSYPSRILCLHPVDDDTYKKLCLSLGGKNPHVYKHMSGTQMAYYLN from the coding sequence ATGAAAAAAGGTTTTACTTTAATAGAATTATTGGTAGTTGTTTTGATAATAGGAATTTTAGCCGCCATAGCTTTGCCGCAATATAACATGGCTGTTGAAAAAAGCCGCGCTACAGAAGCATTAATATGGATGAGAGCCGCAGCCGATGCGGAGGAAAGATTTTTCCTTTCCACGGGGAGTTATACTACGGATTGGGAATCGCTTGATATAAGCGCCCCCATTTCCAAAAAGTATGAAATAAGTTTAGACAATTCTACATATAATATTAGGGTTAAAAACAAAGATGGCAAGGCTTATCACTTAAGGTATTTTATGGAAAATATAAGTCAAAACAGTTATCCAAGCAGGATTCTGTGTTTACATCCTGTTGATGATGATACATATAAAAAACTTTGCCTGTCTTTAGGGGGGAAGAATCCTCATGTATATAAACATATGTCCGGTACACAAATGGCTTATTATTTAAATTAA
- a CDS encoding UDP-glucose--hexose-1-phosphate uridylyltransferase, translating into MTDINKHIQILLNYAGQNGLISKEDKVWAANQIAAVLNLDSFEPQKVKTALPKYPGKILAEISDWAVTQKLIQDLPVYREMLETKIMGILIQRPSDFIISFNKIKKQRGIKAATDWMYKKQEQANYIKTERVAKNLSWKTRTKYGALDITVNLSKPEKDPKEIALLKTMGAAALHTHIYPKCLLCYENEGYAGRLNHPARQNIRLIPLNLSGETWYLQYSPYVYYNQHCIVLGQKHENMLIDHKTFERLGDFLSKFPHYFIGSNADLPIVGGSILNHDHYQGGLYTFPMHKAKERKTFKLKKWPSLKCATLNWPLSVIRLTGNKKDVLAASKHIFDKWIKYSDENAKIKSHTGKKRHNTVTPMAKMNGKKLQMDLALRNNRTSAKYPDGIFHSCPEFHHIKRENIGLIEVMGMAILPGRLKEALKEIGDCLINGNLEKIKKSPSIENHYEWAKEIYFKHKFTAKNAENILREETGKVFAKVLECCGVFKQTPEGDKALDKFLKELNK; encoded by the coding sequence ATGACTGATATTAATAAACATATTCAAATCTTACTCAATTACGCCGGGCAAAACGGCCTTATCTCCAAGGAAGATAAAGTTTGGGCTGCCAACCAAATTGCCGCCGTTTTAAATTTGGACAGTTTTGAACCTCAGAAAGTAAAAACGGCTTTGCCAAAATATCCGGGTAAGATTTTGGCTGAAATTTCCGACTGGGCTGTTACGCAAAAACTAATTCAGGATTTACCTGTTTACCGTGAAATGCTTGAAACTAAAATAATGGGCATTTTAATACAGCGTCCTTCTGATTTTATTATTTCTTTTAATAAAATAAAAAAACAGCGCGGTATTAAAGCCGCCACGGACTGGATGTATAAAAAACAGGAACAGGCCAACTATATTAAAACGGAAAGAGTGGCAAAAAATCTTTCCTGGAAAACACGCACAAAATACGGAGCGCTTGATATAACGGTTAATTTATCAAAACCGGAAAAGGACCCTAAAGAAATAGCCCTTCTTAAAACAATGGGCGCGGCGGCTTTGCACACCCATATTTATCCCAAATGTCTTTTGTGTTATGAAAATGAAGGTTACGCAGGGCGTTTAAACCACCCGGCAAGGCAAAATATCCGTTTAATTCCGCTTAACCTTTCCGGCGAAACCTGGTACCTCCAATACTCTCCCTACGTTTATTATAACCAGCACTGCATAGTACTAGGGCAGAAACATGAAAATATGTTAATAGACCATAAAACGTTTGAACGCTTGGGCGACTTTCTTTCCAAGTTTCCGCATTATTTTATAGGTTCAAACGCTGATTTACCTATAGTGGGCGGCTCTATACTAAACCATGACCACTACCAGGGCGGTTTATACACTTTCCCCATGCATAAGGCAAAAGAACGCAAAACCTTTAAATTAAAAAAGTGGCCTTCTTTAAAATGCGCCACGCTTAACTGGCCTTTAAGCGTGATAAGGCTTACAGGAAATAAAAAAGATGTTTTAGCCGCCTCAAAACATATTTTTGATAAATGGATAAAGTATTCTGACGAAAACGCCAAAATAAAATCGCACACAGGCAAAAAAAGGCATAATACCGTTACGCCAATGGCAAAAATGAACGGCAAAAAATTGCAAATGGATCTAGCCTTAAGAAATAACCGCACTTCGGCCAAATATCCTGACGGTATTTTTCACTCGTGCCCTGAATTTCACCATATAAAACGTGAAAATATAGGCCTTATTGAGGTCATGGGCATGGCCATTTTGCCGGGCCGTTTAAAAGAAGCTCTTAAAGAAATTGGCGATTGCCTAATTAACGGAAATTTGGAAAAAATAAAAAAATCCCCCTCTATTGAAAACCATTATGAATGGGCGAAAGAAATTTATTTCAAACATAAGTTTACGGCAAAAAACGCTGAAAATATTTTACGGGAAGAAACCGGTAAAGTATTCGCAAAAGTCTTAGAATGCTGCGGCGTTTTTAAGCAAACGCCCGAAGGTGACAAGGCTTTAGACAAGTTTTTAAAAGAACTTAACAAATAA
- the galE gene encoding UDP-glucose 4-epimerase GalE: MKNILVVGGAGYIGSNTVRVLEIKGYSPIVYDNLSKGHKKAVRGIPFIKGDLGDKKKLKTVFSKFKIDAVMHFAAFTEVGESVITPAKYYENNVAKVLNLLDAMVESGINYFVFSSTAATFGEPVKELIDETHPQNPINPYGRTKLMVENILKDYDHSYGLKSVCLRYFNACGASPDGKTGESHDPETHLIPLVFQAALGKRESIKVFGNDYPTPDGTAVRDYIHVNDLASAHILALEKMAKENKSAWYNLGSGSGYSVKEIIETVKEVTGLDFKVENAPRRAGDPAVLVADSAKAKQDLKWEPQFNLKEIIKTVAKWERKRKY; encoded by the coding sequence ATGAAAAACATTTTAGTTGTAGGCGGCGCCGGATATATAGGCTCAAACACCGTGCGTGTTTTAGAAATCAAAGGCTACTCGCCTATAGTATATGACAACCTTTCAAAAGGACATAAAAAAGCGGTGCGGGGCATACCTTTTATTAAAGGAGATCTTGGAGATAAAAAGAAATTAAAAACAGTTTTTAGTAAGTTTAAAATAGACGCCGTTATGCACTTTGCCGCTTTTACCGAAGTTGGCGAAAGTGTTATCACTCCCGCCAAATATTATGAAAACAATGTGGCAAAAGTTTTAAATCTGCTTGACGCTATGGTTGAATCAGGCATAAATTATTTTGTATTTTCCTCAACTGCCGCAACTTTTGGGGAACCGGTTAAAGAACTTATTGACGAAACACACCCGCAAAACCCTATTAACCCCTATGGCAGAACTAAGCTTATGGTTGAAAATATTTTAAAAGATTATGACCATTCCTACGGACTAAAAAGCGTTTGTTTAAGATATTTTAACGCGTGCGGAGCCTCGCCCGACGGTAAAACAGGTGAATCGCACGACCCCGAAACACATTTAATACCCTTGGTTTTCCAAGCGGCTTTAGGGAAAAGGGAAAGCATAAAAGTTTTTGGTAATGATTATCCCACGCCTGACGGTACGGCTGTAAGAGATTATATTCATGTTAATGATTTGGCCTCGGCGCATATTTTGGCGCTTGAAAAAATGGCAAAAGAAAATAAAAGCGCCTGGTATAACTTAGGCAGCGGCAGCGGTTACAGCGTAAAGGAAATTATAGAAACCGTAAAAGAAGTAACAGGCCTTGATTTTAAAGTGGAAAACGCACCCAGAAGAGCGGGCGACCCCGCCGTGCTGGTGGCGGATTCGGCAAAAGCTAAACAGGACCTTAAATGGGAACCTCAGTTTAATTTAAAAGAAATCATAAAAACCGTGGCAAAATGGGAACGCAAAAGGAAATATTAA
- a CDS encoding galactokinase, translating into MKDTVTKEFEKVFNYKPQSVFFAPGRVNLIGEHIDYNGGYVFPCALSLGTYAAAAKRNDSKIRFFSKNFEDLGVIEVDINNIAYKKEDNWTNYPKGVIDVMKRKGIKLDTGFDVAIIGNIPNGAGLSSSASLEVCTGVLLNDFFDLKLSSTDIALIGQKTENEFIGLNSGIMDQFASANGKRDHAILLNTNTLQYKHVPLELEDASIVICNTNKRRELAGSKYNERRAECEAALAMLTKKLKIETLCDLTPDQFDRYKDLITDPIALKRAKHAVRENYRTLAAVGLLELGDINSFGKLMFDSHYSLRDDYEVTVFELDTMVDLAAQQPGAIGARMTGAGFGGCCVCIVKNDGVDSFIKNVGTGYEKATKLKPEFYVAKIARGAGKLD; encoded by the coding sequence ATGAAAGATACTGTTACTAAAGAGTTTGAAAAAGTTTTTAATTATAAACCGCAGTCCGTTTTTTTCGCCCCAGGCAGGGTTAACCTTATAGGCGAACATATTGATTATAACGGCGGGTATGTTTTTCCGTGCGCGCTTTCTTTGGGCACATACGCGGCTGCGGCTAAAAGAAACGACAGCAAAATAAGATTTTTTTCTAAAAATTTTGAGGACCTCGGAGTTATAGAGGTTGATATAAATAACATAGCCTATAAAAAAGAGGATAATTGGACAAACTACCCCAAAGGCGTAATTGACGTAATGAAGAGAAAAGGCATTAAATTAGACACGGGTTTTGACGTGGCTATAATAGGCAATATTCCTAATGGGGCGGGGTTGTCCTCTTCAGCTTCTTTGGAAGTATGCACCGGTGTTTTGCTTAATGATTTTTTTGATTTAAAACTTTCCTCCACAGATATTGCTCTTATAGGCCAAAAAACGGAAAATGAGTTTATAGGCCTTAACTCTGGTATTATGGACCAATTCGCTTCAGCCAACGGTAAAAGGGACCACGCCATTTTGTTAAACACAAATACGCTTCAATACAAACATGTCCCTTTAGAATTGGAGGACGCGTCCATAGTTATTTGCAACACAAATAAAAGGCGCGAGCTGGCAGGTTCTAAATACAATGAAAGAAGGGCCGAGTGCGAAGCCGCGCTCGCTATGCTTACCAAAAAACTTAAAATCGAAACGCTGTGCGACTTAACACCGGACCAGTTTGACCGATATAAAGATTTAATAACCGACCCTATAGCCTTAAAACGCGCCAAACACGCAGTTAGGGAAAATTACCGCACACTCGCCGCGGTAGGGCTTTTGGAACTCGGCGATATAAATTCCTTTGGCAAACTTATGTTTGACTCACACTATTCTTTAAGAGACGATTACGAGGTAACCGTTTTTGAACTTGACACTATGGTTGACCTTGCCGCCCAACAGCCGGGCGCCATAGGCGCACGCATGACGGGCGCAGGATTCGGCGGCTGCTGCGTATGCATTGTTAAAAACGACGGTGTTGACAGTTTTATAAAAAACGTCGGCACGGGTTATGAAAAAGCGACCAAACTTAAACCCGAGTTTTATGTAGCCAAAATAGCGAGAGGCGCCGGTAAACTTGATTAA
- a CDS encoding solute:sodium symporter family transporter, which translates to MAITFVAFFAFTMAVLGLAYYKTKNANTGTEEGYFLAGRGLTGWVIAASLLLTNLSCEQMVGLNGQGYGFNMSVMAWEVTAAAALIIVALYFLPRYLKQGYATVPDFAADRYDAATKHMINGLFLLGYVFILFPIILYAGAVGMGGIFNLKEVFGFQSDFAMIAVVVVAIGILGCIYNYFGGLRIIAWADTFNGIGLLVGGLMIPILGLMFIGDGNLITGLNILITENPEKFNSIGKATDPVPFATIFTGMFLVNLFYWGTNQVIIQRALAAKNLKEGQKGVLICAVFKLMGPLFLVLPGIIAYHIFKDNPLNTMDMAYSSLVRTVLHNPLLVGLFAAVLFGAILSAFSGAINSTSTLFTLNVYKPFFAKKDATDADIVKKGKMAAIILVLFSMCVAPLISFAPKGLFQYLQTANGLYNVPIFTLILVGMFNKKAPAWAAKTVLIGFIIVYSFTQLLPMIKGGVYASALPGFLHWFVHLHFLHILAILFFICAAFMLITGHFWPTDVKFDIHNDKKVIDMKPWSLVYVISFIIFAAVVGIYILLSPIGIAK; encoded by the coding sequence ATGGCTATTACATTTGTGGCATTTTTTGCATTTACAATGGCGGTTTTAGGTCTTGCTTATTATAAGACCAAAAACGCCAATACGGGAACTGAAGAAGGATATTTCCTGGCGGGCCGCGGACTAACAGGTTGGGTTATAGCGGCCTCTTTATTGCTTACCAACTTATCATGTGAGCAAATGGTCGGACTTAACGGCCAGGGATACGGATTTAATATGTCCGTAATGGCTTGGGAAGTAACGGCAGCGGCAGCTTTAATCATAGTCGCGCTTTATTTTCTACCCCGCTACTTAAAACAAGGTTACGCCACCGTGCCCGATTTCGCGGCAGACAGATACGACGCGGCCACAAAACACATGATTAACGGTTTGTTTTTACTGGGCTATGTGTTTATTCTTTTTCCCATAATTCTTTATGCCGGCGCTGTTGGTATGGGAGGCATATTTAACCTAAAAGAAGTTTTCGGTTTTCAAAGCGACTTTGCCATGATAGCCGTGGTTGTTGTAGCCATAGGCATTTTGGGCTGCATTTATAACTATTTCGGCGGGCTGCGCATTATAGCCTGGGCGGACACTTTTAACGGCATAGGCCTTTTGGTAGGAGGCCTTATGATTCCTATTTTAGGGCTTATGTTTATCGGCGACGGCAACCTTATTACGGGCCTTAATATTTTAATAACCGAAAATCCCGAAAAGTTTAACTCCATAGGCAAAGCAACCGACCCCGTGCCTTTTGCCACAATATTTACGGGTATGTTTCTTGTTAACCTTTTTTACTGGGGCACAAACCAGGTTATTATACAAAGAGCTTTGGCCGCTAAAAACTTAAAAGAAGGCCAAAAGGGCGTTTTAATATGCGCAGTTTTCAAACTTATGGGTCCGTTATTTTTGGTATTGCCGGGCATAATAGCGTATCACATATTTAAAGACAATCCTTTAAACACAATGGATATGGCGTACTCATCTTTGGTAAGAACCGTTTTACATAATCCTCTTTTGGTAGGGTTGTTCGCGGCGGTGCTTTTCGGCGCTATTTTAAGCGCGTTCAGCGGGGCTATAAACTCAACTTCAACATTATTTACGCTTAATGTTTATAAACCGTTCTTCGCTAAAAAGGACGCTACGGACGCCGATATCGTAAAAAAAGGCAAAATGGCGGCCATTATTTTGGTTCTTTTTTCAATGTGCGTGGCGCCGCTTATTTCCTTTGCTCCTAAAGGATTATTCCAATATCTGCAAACGGCAAACGGCCTTTATAACGTGCCTATCTTTACCTTAATACTTGTAGGTATGTTTAATAAAAAAGCGCCTGCATGGGCGGCAAAAACAGTGTTAATCGGCTTTATTATAGTGTACAGCTTTACGCAGCTGCTGCCCATGATAAAAGGCGGCGTATACGCATCCGCCTTACCGGGTTTTTTACATTGGTTTGTTCATTTGCATTTCTTGCATATTTTGGCCATATTGTTCTTTATATGCGCGGCTTTCATGCTTATCACAGGGCACTTTTGGCCTACGGACGTTAAGTTTGACATACACAATGATAAAAAAGTTATCGACATGAAACCCTGGAGCTTGGTTTATGTAATAAGCTTTATTATTTTCGCGGCGGTTGTGGGAATATATATTCTGCTTTCCCCTATCGGCATAGCAAAGTAA
- a CDS encoding galactose mutarotase — MKKSIYKGLNSIVFENGNIRAEFLPDYAAKMVSLQNKKTDKEFLFQSDLPALKIPPYSAPFSEYDSSGFDEVFPSIDRCPYPSGSYAGVIIPDHGEVWAMSWEIGEITDNGFKASVKSKTLPYIFTRETIIKDNEITFNYTVTNTSDKEEFKFIWALHCLLACSPQTRLLTPEDLTKVMTVEHSTKTLGPWGTIHNYPYALSTDNKKIDLSATESKESNSCEKFYFLKQNTEGWCGVEHQDTGDKLVYKYDADKVPYLGVWKTQGGYRGDYNIALEPCTGVYDDLYVADKIKKLSKIPPHGEYSWQFKMVVS; from the coding sequence ATGAAAAAATCAATCTATAAAGGCTTAAACAGCATTGTCTTTGAAAATGGCAATATAAGGGCGGAATTTCTGCCCGATTACGCGGCTAAAATGGTTAGTCTGCAAAATAAAAAAACTGATAAAGAGTTTTTATTCCAGTCTGATTTGCCAGCTTTAAAAATACCTCCTTACTCGGCGCCGTTTAGCGAATATGACTCAAGCGGATTTGACGAGGTTTTCCCCTCCATTGACCGTTGCCCTTACCCAAGCGGTTCTTACGCGGGCGTAATTATCCCCGATCACGGCGAAGTTTGGGCCATGAGCTGGGAAATAGGCGAAATTACGGATAACGGCTTTAAAGCCTCTGTTAAAAGTAAAACTCTTCCTTATATCTTTACAAGAGAAACAATAATAAAAGATAATGAAATAACGTTTAACTACACAGTAACAAACACATCGGATAAAGAAGAATTTAAATTTATTTGGGCCCTTCACTGTCTGCTTGCCTGCAGCCCCCAAACAAGGCTTCTTACTCCTGAAGATTTGACTAAAGTTATGACGGTAGAACACTCGACAAAAACTTTAGGCCCCTGGGGAACCATACATAATTATCCTTACGCTCTTTCAACAGACAATAAAAAAATAGATTTATCCGCCACTGAATCCAAAGAATCAAACTCTTGTGAAAAATTTTATTTTTTAAAACAAAATACCGAGGGCTGGTGCGGAGTGGAACACCAAGACACTGGCGATAAACTTGTTTATAAATATGATGCGGACAAGGTGCCCTACCTGGGCGTTTGGAAAACGCAGGGCGGCTACAGGGGTGATTATAATATCGCGCTTGAACCGTGCACCGGCGTGTATGACGATTTGTACGTGGCGGACAAGATAAAAAAACTGTCTAAAATTCCACCTCACGGGGAATATTCATGGCAGTTTAAAATGGTTGTTTCGTAA
- a CDS encoding type IV pilin protein produces the protein MQKGFTLIELLVVVLIIGILAAIALPQYQNAVYKTRMQNYIAMSEGIRKAQEIYYLHTGDYVADLNYLDIDYIAACPARSAGDQTIIDCKDAEIDNFSGVQATGERNVRVFFCPGYTGTECRSNLVATYISYFENAPNNAGQRSCVGNTDKGIRLCKSLGY, from the coding sequence ATGCAAAAAGGATTTACTTTAATTGAACTTTTGGTTGTCGTTTTGATAATAGGCATTTTGGCCGCGATAGCTTTACCCCAATATCAAAACGCCGTATATAAAACACGTATGCAAAATTATATAGCAATGTCCGAAGGTATACGTAAAGCGCAGGAAATTTATTATTTGCATACGGGTGATTATGTAGCGGATTTAAATTACTTAGATATTGATTATATAGCTGCTTGCCCCGCGCGCAGCGCGGGCGATCAAACTATTATAGACTGTAAAGACGCGGAAATTGACAACTTTTCGGGAGTTCAGGCTACCGGGGAAAGGAATGTAAGGGTTTTCTTCTGCCCAGGTTATACAGGCACTGAGTGCCGCTCAAATCTTGTAGCGACTTATATTTCTTATTTTGAAAACGCGCCCAATAACGCAGGGCAGAGAAGTTGTGTGGGGAACACTGATAAAGGAATTAGACTTTGTAAATCTTTAGGATATTGA
- a CDS encoding type IV pilin protein gives MKKGFTLIELLVVVLIIGILAAIALPQYQKSVDKARMSEAMMVLRSIKDASDRYKLANDVQPTSFDDLDIDISLDCTADKTQCSTTNFRYAFNSGTCLTCMYAFSKNNSGFFLERNTTTNNFWCAAPITDGSKNSVCKSISGTNTPHHSGASTHYYLISGSGNNN, from the coding sequence ATGAAAAAAGGTTTTACCTTAATAGAGCTTTTGGTAGTAGTTTTAATAATAGGTATTTTGGCGGCGATAGCTTTGCCCCAGTACCAAAAGTCCGTAGATAAAGCCCGTATGTCCGAAGCTATGATGGTGCTCCGTTCAATAAAAGACGCGTCGGACAGATATAAGCTGGCTAATGACGTGCAGCCTACAAGTTTTGACGATTTAGATATTGATATTTCGTTAGACTGCACCGCGGATAAAACGCAATGCAGTACGACAAACTTTCGTTACGCATTTAATTCCGGCACATGCTTAACTTGTATGTACGCTTTTAGTAAAAATAACTCGGGTTTCTTTCTTGAAAGAAATACCACAACAAATAACTTTTGGTGTGCCGCTCCTATAACGGATGGTTCTAAAAACAGTGTTTGCAAATCAATAAGCGGTACAAACACTCCGCACCATTCAGGCGCGTCTACACATTATTATCTTATATCAGGTTCTGGAAATAATAATTAA
- a CDS encoding flavin reductase: protein MQFSDLFKQISTKDICAGFDIFKLVGNDFFLITSGNKDNYNSMTGSGGGFGMLFRTPSTWCVIRSDRYTLELIQKEKTYTLSYFTDEYKDQLIFLGNKTGRGTDKMKEVKLTSVQTPSGNITFKEAKLIIECKLTQITMPHPNDFYSQEARDYLTEAYKNPSDYRKYVFGEITAIWENNIKK, encoded by the coding sequence ATGCAATTTAGTGATTTATTTAAACAAATTTCCACTAAGGATATTTGCGCGGGTTTTGATATTTTTAAATTAGTGGGAAATGACTTTTTTCTTATTACCTCGGGTAATAAGGATAATTACAACTCAATGACAGGCAGCGGAGGCGGCTTTGGCATGCTATTTAGAACTCCGTCTACCTGGTGCGTTATACGCTCGGACAGATATACTCTTGAATTAATACAAAAAGAAAAAACTTACACCCTTTCTTATTTTACCGACGAATACAAAGACCAGCTGATATTTTTAGGAAACAAAACAGGACGGGGCACCGATAAAATGAAAGAAGTTAAATTGACAAGCGTTCAAACCCCGTCCGGAAATATAACTTTTAAAGAAGCTAAATTAATTATTGAGTGTAAACTGACGCAAATTACAATGCCGCACCCAAATGATTTTTACTCACAGGAAGCCAGGGATTATCTAACCGAAGCTTATAAAAATCCTTCCGATTACCGCAAATACGTGTTTGGGGAAATAACAGCGATATGGGAAAATAATATAAAAAAATAA